One Gossypium hirsutum isolate 1008001.06 chromosome A11, Gossypium_hirsutum_v2.1, whole genome shotgun sequence genomic window carries:
- the LOC107962704 gene encoding TMV resistance protein N: MLSLPSTSSSISRKKYDVFLSFRGEDTRNNFTDHLYDALSRSGIVTFRDDPKLEAGEEIAPELFKAIQQSWCSVIIFSQTYAFSSWCLEELAEIVKQHNNDGHKVFPIFYHVDPSDLRKQKEKVEEAFARHKERYKEDSEKIQRWRNALIQVAAIKGWHLNNRHESEFIKDIVKKISAKLCQTYPVTHIDLVGISDRLEDIYLKINIGEDDVRVIGICGMGGIGKTTLARVAYTQMSSHFEGKSFIADIREVSDKCGLVSLQKQLLSQIFHGECFNFFDVHEGSAIISHRLSHKKVLVVLDNVDNIQHLKCLVGRHDWFGLGSRIVVTTRDEHLLRSWPVDDVYEPTTLNPKDALQLFSLKAFHSDTVLKDDFVELSIHVVNYAGGLPLALEVLGSFLCGRDAAQWRSTIERLKRDSNKEILDKLRISFDGLEEREKNIFLDIACFFKGEKKDFVIKVLDDCDFFPDIGIDVLIKKSLVKVDKHNKDLKMQDLLQEMGRTIVKEKCVDEPGKRCRLWEEKDVHHVLTKNTATEMIEGLIIDNKRESSKMLNLSVDTFLKMKKLRLLKVLCLSNCDDLKYLSNELRLLDWTGYPLRYLPSSFQPDNLVALLLPHSHVQQLWKGNRPLLNLKIMNLKGSQKLIKTPDFTTTSNLEVLILEGCTKLVDVHPSIGVLKSLILLNLRDCKSLRSLPTKIGMESLEILILSGCSSLVRFPEIDGNMERLKTLDLSCCYRVENLSKNLQQAKFLEKLDLSETAITEPPSFICQFKNLKVLSLNGRKGPSYKLLSNLPSLFKVIQGRRTNPMARMLPLLSGLSSLTELKLRDCNLCEGDIPRDISGLSCLEKLDLSGNNFISMPASLTRLSKLGYLELSNCNMCTLGEADTHSDISGLSSLWHLDLSGNNFISIPASLTRLSKLANLILSNCNMCTLGEADTHSDISGLSSLGHLDLSGNNFISIPASLTRLSKLHVLYLSNCNMCTLGEADTHCDLSGLSSLIRLHLSGCKMLKSLPELPTSIPVLCIDGCSSLEVVASPSKVCNLVGCGDIRAINCFELAEKINALTLLKEHIKALPNSRKWHENGIFDIMMPGSEIPEWFSQQKSDSSIKIPLPINLRKDGEWIGVACCCIFVNNDASRNNESISCDGSIFRGRNCRPICWRNRWVGRQFDKPIMKDHLFLRYFPRDQLYPFSLDKYGDCETNNLWATDCLDRICDELKLCFNTEFGPNYHCVKVKKCGVRIVYEKDLEEIKELQCHTTQSSPNFEHIHQHSAHNHGSVGSTSHMKRKRNIYEETKEEEPQPKRMQNFFNFVKGQSRNKH; this comes from the exons ATGTTGTCGTTACCTTCAACTTCTTCCTCcatttctagaaaaaaatatgatgTTTTCTTGAGTTTCAGAGGTGAAGATACCCGCAACAACTTTACCGATCATCTCTATGATGCTCTAAGTAGGAGTGGGATCGTCACTTTCAGAGATGATCCAAAGCTGGAGGCCGGCGAAGAGATCGCACCTGAACTCTTTAAAGCAATTCAGCAATCATGGTGCTCGGTAATCATTTTTTCACAAACTTATGCCTTTTCAAGTTGGTGCTTGGAGGAGCTTGCTGAGATTGTTAAACAACATAACAACGACGGCCATAAAGTGTTTCCAATTTTTTACCATGTTGATCCTTCTGATTTAAGAAAACAAAAGGAGAAAGTGGAAGAAGCCTTTGCCAGACATAAAGAGAGATACAAAGAAGATAGTGAGAAGATCCAAAGATGGCGAAATGCTTTAATTCAAGTGGCTGCAATCAAGGGATGGCATTTAAATAACAG gCATGAATCAGAATTTATTAAAGACATTGTTAAGAAGATATCAGCAAAACTATGTCAGACATATCCAGTTACTCATATCGACTTGGTTGGAATTAGTGATCGCTTGGAggatatatatttgaaaataaacattGGGGAAGATGATGTCCGCGTTATAGGAATTTGCGGAATGGGTGGTATCGGTAAAACGACACTCGCAAGAGTTGCTTACACTCAAATGTCATCTCATTTTGAAGGTAAAAGCTTTATTGCTGATATTCGAGAAGTTTCAGACAAATGCGGACTAGTTTCTTTACAGAAACAACTTCTTTCACAGATATTTCATGGTGAATGCTTCAACTTTTTCGATGTTCATGAAGGGAGTGCCATAATTAGCCATAGATTGTCTCACAAAAAGGTTCTTGTTGTTCTTGATAATGTTGATAACATACAACACTTAAAATGCTTGGTTGGAAGGCACGATTGGTTCGGATTAGGGAGTAGAATCGTTGTAACAACAAGAGACGAACATTTGCTTCGATCTTGGCCGGTTGATGATGTGTATGAGCCCACAACATTGAATCCCAAAGACGCGCTTCAACTTTTCAGTCTGAAAGCTTTCCATAGTGATACAGTGCTGAAAGATGATTTCGTTGAGCTTTCTATACATGTTGTAAATTATGCTGGTGGGCTCCCTTTAGCTCTTGAAGTTTTGGGTTCCTTTTTGTGCGGAAGAGATGCGGCTCAATGGAGAAGTACGATTGAAAGACTTAAAAGAGATTCTAATAAAGAAATTCTCGATAAACTTCGAATCAGTTTTGATGGACTAGAAGAAAGGGAGAagaatatatttttagatatagcATGCTTCTTCAAGGGGGAGAAGAAAGATTTCGTAATCAAAGTATTAGATGATTGTGATTTTTTTCCTGATATTGGAATTGATGTTCTCATTAAAAAATCTCTCGTAAAAGTTGATAAACACAACAAAGATTTGAAGATGCAAGACTTGTTGCAAGAAATGGGAAGAACAATTGTTAAAGAAAAATGTGTTGATGAACCTGGAAAACGTTGCAGACTGTGGGAGGAAAAGGACGTCCATCATGTCCTAACAAAAAACACT GCTACAGAAATGATTGAAGGCTTAATCATCGATAATAAAAG GGAATCGAGCAAGATGCTCAATTTGAGTGTGGATACCTTCTTGAAGATGAAAAAACTGAGATTGCTCAAAGTGCTTTGCCTCTCAAATTGTGATGAtctcaaatatctttctaatgAACTACGACTTTTAGATTGGACAGGATACCCTTTAAGATACTTGCCTTCAAGCTTTCAACCGGATAATCTTGTCGCACTTCTTTTACCACATAGTCACGTTCAACAACTATGGAAGGGAAATAGA CCTTTGCTTAACTTGAAAATAATGAACCTCAAAGGGTCCCAAAAACTGATCAAGACACCAGACTTCACAACAACGTCAAATCTTGAAGTTTTGATTTTGGAAGGTTGTACCAAATTAGTGGATGTTCATCCATCAATCGGAGTGCTTAAGAGCCTTATACTTTTGAATTTAAGAGATTGCAAAAGTCTTAGGAGTCTTCCAACTAAAATTGGAATGGAATCTCTTGAAATATTAATTCTTTCGGGTTGCTCAAGTCTTGTAAGGTTTCCGGAGATTGATGGAAATATGGAACGTCTAAAAACTCTAGATCTTTCCTGTTGTTATAGAGTGGAAAATTTATCGAAGAATTTGCAGCAAGCAAAGTTTTTGGAAAAGCTCGACTTGAGTGAAACAGCCATAACAGAACCACCATCCTTCATTTgtcaatttaaaaatcttaaagttCTGTCTCTCAATGGGCGCAAGGGACCATCATATAAGTTATTATCAAATTTGCCTTCTCTTTTCAAGGTAATCCAGGGAAGAAGGACGAATCCCATGGCTCGGATGTTGCCTTTGTTGTCAGGTTTGAGTTCTTTAACAGAGCTAAAACTAAGGGACTGCAATCTTTGTGAAGGAGATATTCCACGTGATATTTCTGGTCTATCTTGTTTGGAAAAACTTGATCTTAGTGGTAACAATTTCATCAGCATGCCTGCATCTCTTACTCGACTCTCGAAGCTTGGATATCTTGAATTGTCAAATTGCAACATGTGCACTCTTGGTGAAGCAGATACTCATAGTGATATTTCTGGTCTATCCTCTTTGTGGCATCTTGATCTTAGTGGTAACAATTTCATCAGCATACCTGCATCTCTTACTCGACTCTCAAAGCTTGCAAATCTTATATTGTCAAATTGCAACATGTGCACTCTTGGTGAAGCAGATACTCATAGTGATATTTCTGGTCTATCCTCTTTGGGTCATCTTGATCTTAGTGGTAACAATTTCATCAGCATACCTGCATCTCTTACTCGACTCTCAAAGCTTCATGTTCTTTACTTGTCAAATTGCAACATGTGCACTCTTGGTGAAGCAGATACTCATTGTGATCTTTCTGGTCTATCCTCTTTGATACGTCTTCATCTTAGTG GTTGCAAGATGCTTAAATCGTTGCCTGAGCTTCCAACAAGTATACCAGTTCTGTGTATAGATGGTTGTTCTTCACTTGAAGTAGTTGCAAGTCCATCAAAAGTATGCAATTTAGTGGGTTGTGGTGACATTAGAGCCATTAACTGCTTTGAATTGGCTGAGAAAATCAATGCATTAACACTGCTGAAAGAACATATTAAG GCACTTCCAAATTCAAGAAAATGGCATGAAAACGGCATCTTTGATATTATGATGCCCGGAAGTGAAATTCCAGAATGGTTTAGCCAACAAAAAAGTGACTCTTCAATTAAGATACCCCTACCTATCAACCTTCGGAAAGATGGTGAATGGATTGGAGTTGCTTGTTGCTGCATCTTTGTCAATAATGATGCTTCAAGGAATAACGAGTCAATCAGCTGTGATGGATCTATTTTTCGAGGTAGAAATTGTCGACCAATTTGCTGGAGAAACCGGTGGGTAGGTCGACAATTTGACAAGCCCATAATGAAAGATCACCTTTTTCTTCGTTATTTTCCGCGTGATCAATTATATCCATTTTCCTTGGATAAATATGGTGACTGTGAAACCAATAATTTATGGGCAACAGATTGCTTAGATCGAATATGTGATGAGCTTAAGTTGTGTTTCAATACCGAATTTGGaccaaattaccattgtgttaaGGTGAAGAAGTGTGGTGTTAGAATAGTGTATGAGAAAGATTTggaagaaataaaagagttgcaGTGCCATACCACTCAATCTTCCCCAAATTTTGAACATATCCACCAACACTCTGCTCACAACCATGGATCAGTAGGTAGCACTTCTCACATGAAACGAAAACGTAATATCTATGAGGAAACGAAGGAAGAAGAGCCGCAACCAAAACGGATgcaaaattttttcaattttgtaaAGGGCCAATCAAGAAATAAGCATTAA
- the LOC107962723 gene encoding TMV resistance protein N-like, with protein MQHLKCLVGRHDWFGLGSRIIVTTRDEHLLQCCQVDDVYMPITLNPKDALQLFNLKAFHSDMVPKDDFIELSKHVVNYAGGLPLALEVLGSFLCGRDATQWRSTIERLKRDSNKEILDKLRISFDGLEEREKNIFLDIACFFNKEEKGFVIKILDGCEFFPDIGIDVHIKKSLVKSITNICGCMTCCKKWEENLLEKNVLINLENVADCGRKRTSIIS; from the coding sequence ATGCAACACCTAAAATGCTTGGTTGGAAGGCATGATTGGTTCGGATTAGGGAGTAGAATCATTGTAACAACAAGAGACGAACATTTGCTTCAATGTTGCCAAGTTGATGATGTGTATATGCCCATAACATTGAATCCCAAAGATGCGCTTCAACTTTTCAATCTCAAAGCTTTCCATAGTGATATGGTACCGAAAGATGATTTCATTGAACTTTCTAAACATGTTGTAAATTATGCTGGTGGGCTTCCTTTAGCTCTTGAAGTTTTGGGTTCCTTTTTGTGTGGCAGAGATGCAACTCAATGGAGAAGTACAATTGAAAGACTTAAAAGAGATTCTAATAAAGAAATTCTTGATAAGCTTCGAATCAGTTTTGATGGATTGGAAGAAAGGGAGAAGAATATATTTCTAGATATAGCATGTTTCTTCAATAAGGAGGAGAAAGGGTTTGTAATCAAAATATTGGATGGTTGTGAGTTTTTTCCAGATATAGGAATTGATGTTCACATTAAAAAATCTCTCGTAAAGTCTATAACCAATATTTGTGGATGCATGACTTGTTGCAAGAAATGGGAAGAAAATTTGTTAGAGAAAAATGTGTTGATAAACCTGGAAAACGTTGCAGATTGTGGGAGGAAACGGACGTCCATCATATCCTAA
- the LOC107962713 gene encoding disease resistance protein RPV1: MLSLPSTSSSISKKKYDVFLSFRGEDTRKNFTDHLYDDLKRSGIVTFRDDPKLEAGEEIAPELFNAIQQSWCSVIVFSETYAFSGWCLEELAEIVKQKNDMGHKVFPIFYNVDPSDLRKQKERVEEAFAKHEERYKEDRDKIQSWRNALTQVANIKGWHLNNRHESKFIRDIVMKISAKLCQTYPVTHNDLVGISEHLEDLYLKINIGEDDVCIIGICGMDGIGKTTLARVACDQCRIFLKVKAFLLIFEKFQTNAD; this comes from the exons ATGTTGTCGTTACCATCAACTTCTTCCTCCATTTCTAAAAAGAAATATGATGTTTTCTTGAGTTTTAGAGGTGAAGATACTCGCAAGAACTTCACGGATCATCTTTATGATGATCTAAAGAGGAGTGGGATCGTCACTTTCAGAGATGATCCAAAGCTGGAGGCTGGCGAAGAGATCGCACCTGAACTCTTCAATGCAATTCAGCAATCATGGTGCTCGGTAATCGTTTTTTCTGAAACCTATGCCTTTTCAGGTTGGTGCTTGGAAGAGCTTGCTGAAATTGTTAAACAAAAAAACGACATGGGACATAAGGTATTTCCAATTTTCTACAATGTGGATCCATCCGAtttaagaaaacagaaagagagaGTTGAGGAGGCCTTTGCCAAACACGAAGAGAGATACAAGGAAGATAGAGACAAGATCCAAAGCTGGCGAAACGCTTTGACTCAAGTGGCTAACATCAAGGGATGGCATTTAAATAACAG GCACGAATCAAAATTTATTAGAGACATTGTTATGAAGATATCAGCAAAACTATGTCAAACATATCCAGTTACTCATAACGACTTGGTTGGAATTAGTGAACACTTGGAGGATTTGTATTTGAAAATAAACATTGGGGAAGATGATGTCTGCATTATAGGAATTTGCGGAATGGATGGCATCGGTAAAACGACACTAGCAAGAGTTGCTTGTGATCAGTGTCGCATCTTTTTGAAGGTAAAAGCTTTCTTGCTGATATTCGAGAAGTTTCAGACAAATGCAGACTAG